The stretch of DNA TCGACTCTTTAATTGAAAAACCTGTAATAATACAGCCGGACTCGACTGTTTCTGAGGCAATCAGTTCTATAATACACAACAACTCCTTTGATGCATTTTGCAGGGAAAAACACGTAACTCTAAACGTAAACACGCGAGACTTGCTCCTAGGAAAAGACATTGCACACATGAAGGTGAGGCCATTTTTGCACCCAATCTCGAGCCTGCAAAGGGGCGATACCATAGAAAAGGCAGTAACTATTTTGACCCACAATAGAATTCGCTCAGCACCGGTAGTGGAAAACGATGAGATCGTAGGCGTCGTGCACGCAAGAGACATACTCAAGCTGGTGGCGGGCCTTGACAACAAATGGATAAAGGCAAACCAGATTTTCACGGCAAATCCTCTGGTAATAGAAAACAACACGCTACTGAGCACGGCAAGAATGCTGATGAGCAGCAAAAGACTGGATCATCTCCCTGTGGTAAAAAAGGACAAGATCTCCCAGGTCCTCACATCGCATCACATGCTGTATACAATACTTCCATCAGAGCGGGTGGGAAAGGCAGACATTGGATCAAAGAAAATAAACAGGCTGGAATCGCCAGTTGGTAATCTTGGTACAAATAGAATGGCAAGCTGTGTGCCGATGGATGACCTAAACAAAATACTAGACGAGATGCTTCATGCAGACACGACATTCTGTCTTGTGTCGTTGTGGGACCAGCTTCAGGGAATCATAACATATAGAGACATCTTGAACTTGCTTAGCACACGAGTCAAAAGCAAAGTTCCTCTCTTTATTGTAGGGATGCCAAAGGAAGACAATTCTGGAATAATTGCGGAAAAATTCACAAAGATACTAGAGAAACTCCAGCGAGTCTATCCAGATGTGCAGGAGGCCAAGGTTTATGTCAAAAAGCACCACGGAACTGGAAGCAGATACAACTATGACGTCTCTACAACAATCATAACTCCGCACCAGAGGTACATGTTTTCCAGAACTGGATACGATCTGAGCAAGGTCTTTGATGAAATCTCTGGCAGGCTGATGCGCCTGCTCTCAAAGAGGGCAAAAAAGCGCTACAAGCTTAGCGTCAGAAAAATAACACAATGACGGCAAAAAGGCCTGCAAAAATACTTCTTCTTGGCTTTCCGGGAAACGGCCTAATAGGCACATTTACCATATCGTATCTGATATCGCACCTAAAAATGAGGCTAGTTGGAGATATCGGCCATCCTGACTTGCCGCCAACACTATTTGTGGAAAACGGTGAGATTCTCAGCCCAATTCGAATCTACCGCAAGGACAACATTTACGCAATAATATCTGACATTCCAATTTTTCCCGAAGTCGCAGTCGAGTTTGTCTCGTCTGTTGCCCAGTTTTGTAAGAAAAACAAAATCGGCAAAGTAATTGTTCCAAGC from Candidatus Nitrosotenuis aquarius encodes:
- a CDS encoding CBS domain-containing protein — translated: MSLDVIHDHFSQIMQKKIDSLIEKPVIIQPDSTVSEAISSIIHNNSFDAFCREKHVTLNVNTRDLLLGKDIAHMKVRPFLHPISSLQRGDTIEKAVTILTHNRIRSAPVVENDEIVGVVHARDILKLVAGLDNKWIKANQIFTANPLVIENNTLLSTARMLMSSKRLDHLPVVKKDKISQVLTSHHMLYTILPSERVGKADIGSKKINRLESPVGNLGTNRMASCVPMDDLNKILDEMLHADTTFCLVSLWDQLQGIITYRDILNLLSTRVKSKVPLFIVGMPKEDNSGIIAEKFTKILEKLQRVYPDVQEAKVYVKKHHGTGSRYNYDVSTTIITPHQRYMFSRTGYDLSKVFDEISGRLMRLLSKRAKKRYKLSVRKITQ